From Vibrio crassostreae, one genomic window encodes:
- a CDS encoding YhdP family protein: MSSSVTLILRACLWLVVTLLVTLAIAVTTLRVALPNLNKYQSEIELWVNQHSGFDFSIQDVGGFWRNTHPSIALQGVKASLPNAEDVTFSVERVEVEFDLIQSLVQMRPVVADLVMNQMYLDIRSIDLFAGQNGKDEPKDPGSSKRVVQELDNLLLKTLVDVTAKDSSLLYRTISDEERQLDIETLKWQNSGKHHLAEGVVSIKDANLNSLSVSANFVDGGSLTDMTGEFYVSADSISVKPWLTRYMQAESGIETGTVSLNSWLTLRNSKPVSAYVEVLPSELTWKEDGKHDLMLESGIFKLSPIDDGWQVNGHSLNLRTDDTPWPELDVAFKWNQGPWELNVSELNIETITPLIKLMPDSEQSTKMINVLAPGGTVSDIRVSMDSGIDSLRYSASFSDLAIEQWDLVPGFSQVSGSVFGSASEAKASLHVIDDVFPYGDVFQAPLNIKQGQVDIVWQQDENGWKLWSDKITAATPDLQVLGAFRLDFPKDASPFLSFYGEADAYNVGETWRYLPTLALGQDLTDYLSTAIQAGKADTVKLLWHGDLSHYPYTNHDGIFQVWVGLEDAKFSFDTAWPLITDLQLDLLFENDAMHLDSRSAQLMDVTADRITGRIPYLGEGGHIEIEAKATASGNAVRDYMTASPLVDSVGAALTALQVSGDVSSEFQLNIPFDSEREARAWGYADLSGNHVEIEAPPMVLENTTGRIEFDNDVVTANGLAADLLKQGISLDFKGQNDGPGYAVDIDVLGDWDVKPLEPYIGEQWLSRLSGHAQWQSQIDIQLNDIGFTYQLDLQSDLKYLASDYPYPLAKKSLESGSARLQASGNQESITARLQLPNTKYQAEIDITGDVPELTATNLVLGRGGYKISPVVGHHALIRTDKFNADDWLSVVMEPVQPSTAVLSQMNTPTIPAPSRVTFESKELILGGISWNDVDFSARKNKQAWQMEVSSQELEGDVNYLPPYDLTVSLDRLHLFVPEWSDKSKQEPLLQRKEQEAPLVSELDRKIHDVMPNLTLTLNDFWLQGYKVGKVDVELAREENRIAWKKIQVRSGGNKADVSGWWELNGDKSHSSLTVDVEGENNSELMERFGITSGIQKAPFALEAQLGWDGSPWGIKMDTLDGNVKTKFGKGIISDVSGAARLLGLFSLDSIIRKMQLDFSDVFDKGMAFNSITGTGEIQNGIFLTNDLNMDAVAGEMKIKGIANLNTRQVDAEVNFTPDITSGIPVLTAFAVTPQTALYVLAVTTVISPVVEVFTQVNYSVKGPLDSPTVSELSRSSGEFQLPEKLRKLAE; this comes from the coding sequence GTGAGCTCAAGCGTTACTCTGATTCTACGTGCATGTTTATGGTTAGTGGTTACTCTCTTAGTAACGCTAGCCATTGCCGTAACTACACTGCGTGTAGCCTTACCCAATTTAAATAAGTATCAATCTGAAATTGAGCTTTGGGTAAACCAACATTCCGGTTTTGATTTTTCAATTCAAGACGTGGGCGGTTTTTGGCGTAACACTCACCCTTCTATTGCTCTGCAAGGCGTTAAAGCCAGCCTTCCTAATGCAGAAGATGTGACCTTTTCTGTCGAGCGTGTTGAAGTCGAGTTTGACTTGATTCAATCGCTTGTTCAAATGCGTCCGGTTGTGGCCGATTTGGTCATGAATCAAATGTATCTTGATATCCGTTCTATTGATCTGTTTGCCGGGCAAAATGGCAAAGACGAACCTAAAGATCCCGGTTCTTCCAAGCGAGTGGTACAAGAGCTCGATAATTTACTGCTGAAAACTTTGGTGGATGTGACCGCTAAAGATTCCTCTCTTTTGTATCGCACTATCTCTGATGAAGAACGTCAGCTTGATATCGAAACTCTGAAATGGCAAAACTCTGGTAAGCATCACCTTGCGGAGGGTGTGGTAAGTATCAAAGATGCCAATCTAAACTCTTTGTCAGTGAGTGCTAACTTTGTTGATGGCGGCTCGTTAACGGATATGACGGGCGAATTTTATGTTAGTGCGGACAGCATTTCAGTTAAGCCTTGGTTAACTCGTTATATGCAGGCGGAATCCGGCATTGAGACGGGCACTGTGAGCTTGAATAGCTGGCTAACACTGCGTAATAGCAAACCTGTGAGCGCTTATGTTGAAGTTCTGCCTTCAGAGTTGACTTGGAAGGAAGATGGTAAGCATGACTTGATGCTTGAGTCAGGTATCTTTAAGTTGTCTCCGATTGATGATGGTTGGCAGGTAAATGGTCACTCACTAAACCTTAGAACGGATGATACACCTTGGCCTGAGCTCGACGTTGCGTTCAAGTGGAACCAAGGTCCTTGGGAGCTCAATGTCTCTGAATTAAACATTGAGACAATTACGCCGTTGATTAAGCTGATGCCTGACTCTGAACAATCAACCAAAATGATCAACGTATTGGCGCCGGGCGGTACTGTTTCTGATATCCGTGTCTCAATGGATTCGGGAATCGATAGCCTACGCTACTCTGCCAGCTTTTCTGATCTTGCGATTGAGCAATGGGATTTAGTTCCAGGTTTTAGCCAAGTGTCAGGCAGTGTGTTTGGTTCGGCTTCGGAAGCCAAAGCTAGTCTGCATGTGATTGATGATGTGTTCCCATATGGTGATGTTTTCCAAGCCCCTTTGAACATCAAGCAAGGTCAGGTTGATATTGTTTGGCAGCAGGATGAAAACGGCTGGAAACTGTGGTCGGATAAAATCACGGCAGCCACACCAGACTTACAAGTACTAGGCGCATTTCGCTTAGACTTTCCAAAGGATGCGAGCCCATTCTTATCCTTCTATGGCGAAGCGGACGCTTACAATGTAGGTGAAACATGGCGTTACCTGCCGACACTGGCACTTGGACAAGACCTGACCGATTACCTTTCAACTGCGATTCAAGCCGGTAAGGCTGATACCGTAAAGCTATTGTGGCATGGTGATTTATCTCATTATCCCTACACTAATCATGATGGTATTTTCCAAGTGTGGGTCGGATTAGAAGATGCTAAATTCAGCTTTGATACAGCATGGCCATTGATTACTGACCTTCAGCTCGATCTGCTATTTGAAAATGATGCAATGCATCTAGATTCTCGCTCAGCACAGCTGATGGATGTGACAGCTGATCGCATCACTGGACGTATTCCTTATCTAGGGGAAGGCGGTCATATTGAGATTGAAGCCAAGGCAACGGCGTCTGGCAATGCGGTGCGTGATTACATGACGGCTTCGCCACTGGTTGACTCAGTAGGGGCCGCGTTAACCGCACTTCAAGTGAGTGGTGATGTCTCTTCCGAGTTCCAGCTCAATATTCCGTTTGATTCTGAAAGAGAAGCAAGAGCATGGGGTTATGCTGACCTTAGTGGTAACCATGTTGAGATTGAAGCGCCGCCAATGGTGCTTGAGAACACCACGGGCCGTATCGAGTTTGATAATGACGTAGTGACAGCAAATGGCCTCGCCGCTGATTTGCTTAAGCAAGGGATATCGCTTGATTTTAAAGGTCAGAATGATGGCCCTGGCTACGCAGTTGATATCGATGTGTTAGGCGATTGGGATGTTAAACCTTTAGAACCTTACATTGGTGAACAATGGCTAAGTCGCTTATCTGGTCATGCGCAGTGGCAAAGTCAGATTGATATCCAACTGAATGACATCGGTTTTACATACCAATTGGATTTGCAGTCTGATCTAAAATATCTCGCGAGCGATTACCCATATCCATTGGCCAAAAAGTCATTGGAAAGTGGCTCTGCAAGGCTACAAGCATCGGGTAACCAAGAGTCGATTACTGCGCGTCTGCAGCTGCCGAACACTAAGTACCAAGCTGAAATTGATATCACGGGGGATGTGCCTGAGTTAACGGCGACCAACCTAGTGCTTGGTCGAGGTGGGTACAAAATTAGCCCGGTGGTGGGTCATCATGCACTGATTCGTACCGACAAGTTTAATGCGGATGATTGGTTATCGGTTGTGATGGAACCTGTACAGCCGTCAACCGCTGTGCTTAGCCAAATGAATACGCCAACCATCCCTGCGCCAAGTCGTGTGACCTTCGAAAGTAAAGAGCTGATTCTAGGTGGTATCTCTTGGAATGATGTTGATTTTAGCGCTCGTAAGAACAAGCAAGCGTGGCAAATGGAAGTGTCTAGTCAAGAGCTAGAAGGCGATGTTAATTATCTACCTCCTTACGACTTGACCGTTTCACTGGATCGTCTGCATCTGTTTGTTCCTGAATGGAGCGACAAATCAAAGCAAGAGCCATTGCTGCAACGCAAAGAGCAAGAAGCACCTTTGGTCTCTGAGTTGGATCGAAAGATACATGATGTCATGCCGAATCTAACGCTAACCCTTAACGACTTTTGGCTACAAGGCTATAAGGTTGGCAAGGTCGATGTTGAGCTTGCTAGAGAAGAAAACCGCATTGCGTGGAAGAAAATTCAGGTGCGCAGCGGCGGCAATAAAGCGGATGTAAGCGGCTGGTGGGAATTGAATGGTGACAAGAGTCATTCATCTTTGACCGTTGACGTTGAGGGTGAAAATAACAGTGAGTTGATGGAACGCTTTGGTATCACTTCAGGGATTCAAAAAGCACCATTTGCGCTAGAAGCTCAACTTGGTTGGGATGGTTCGCCTTGGGGCATTAAGATGGATACGCTTGATGGCAACGTGAAAACCAAGTTTGGTAAAGGCATTATCTCAGATGTGAGCGGCGCAGCTCGTCTACTTGGTCTGTTTAGCCTAGATTCGATCATCCGCAAGATGCAGCTCGATTTCTCAGACGTGTTTGATAAAGGTATGGCATTCAATAGCATTACCGGTACGGGCGAGATCCAAAACGGTATCTTCCTGACTAATGACTTGAATATGGATGCGGTGGCGGGTGAGATGAAGATCAAAGGCATCGCCAACCTAAATACGCGTCAGGTTGATGCAGAAGTGAACTTTACTCCAGATATCACTTCTGGAATTCCGGTATTAACGGCGTTTGCGGTAACCCCTCAAACGGCGCTGTACGTATTGGCGGTGACCACGGTTATTTCGCCGGTTGTTGAAGTCTTTACCCAAGTTAATTATTCGGTGAAAGGGCCATTGGATTCACCAACGGTGAGCGAGCTTTCTCGTAGCTCCGGTGAGTTCCAGCTACCAGAGAAACTCAGAAAGTTAGCCGAATAG
- a CDS encoding carbon-nitrogen hydrolase family protein has product MDCVGLIQMTSGPSPELNFEYLVQEVAKCKELGAKWVVCPENALVFGSKADYHQYAEPLNDGPLQKKISELAKLQRIWIVIGSMPISTAKGVTTTTLVIDDFGSLVAHYDKLHMFDVDVADAHKCYRESDIFTPGDQVVTAETPFGRLGLSICYDVRFPHLYSELRKQGAQIMVVPAAFTAVTGQAHWEALLRCRAIETQSWIVAVGQGGKHPCQRETWGHSMVVDPWGRVVAQLDQDPKSMVVEIDTSSCESIRQNMPIAQHSRFTNQF; this is encoded by the coding sequence ATGGATTGTGTTGGGTTGATTCAAATGACATCTGGCCCTAGCCCTGAATTGAACTTTGAGTACCTTGTTCAAGAGGTAGCAAAGTGCAAAGAGTTAGGGGCGAAGTGGGTTGTGTGCCCTGAAAACGCGTTAGTCTTTGGCAGTAAAGCTGACTATCACCAGTATGCAGAGCCTCTAAATGATGGCCCACTGCAAAAGAAAATCTCTGAGCTAGCAAAGCTTCAGCGAATTTGGATCGTTATTGGTAGTATGCCGATAAGCACAGCTAAAGGCGTGACTACCACAACCTTGGTGATTGACGATTTTGGCAGTTTAGTGGCTCATTACGACAAGCTACACATGTTTGACGTAGATGTCGCCGATGCCCATAAGTGCTATCGAGAGTCGGATATTTTCACACCGGGTGACCAAGTTGTGACAGCGGAAACGCCTTTTGGTCGCTTAGGTTTGAGTATTTGTTATGATGTGCGCTTTCCACACTTATATTCCGAGTTACGGAAACAAGGTGCGCAAATCATGGTTGTTCCGGCAGCATTTACTGCAGTAACCGGACAGGCGCATTGGGAAGCACTATTAAGATGCCGTGCGATCGAAACACAATCGTGGATCGTTGCGGTAGGACAAGGTGGCAAACATCCTTGTCAAAGAGAAACATGGGGACACTCTATGGTGGTTGATCCCTGGGGAAGAGTGGTCGCACAGTTAGACCAAGATCCTAAAAGTATGGTGGTTGAGATAGATACGTCCAGTTGCGAATCAATCAGGCAAAATATGCCCATCGCGCAACACTCTCGATTTACCAATCAATTTTAA
- the tldD gene encoding metalloprotease TldD, translating to MSINQIEEALLNPTGLTEQNIADTLASIATRQIDYADIYFQSSWHESLVLEDSIIKDGSFNIDCGVGVRAVSGEKTGFAYSDQIQLDGLKQSAIAARGIAKQGQNGKVQAFKRNANQAYYDAVNPLASWEKQQKTELLKSLDAYIRTKEPMVTEVSVSLSGVHEQMLVAATDGTYAGDIRPLVRLSISVLAQKGDRRERGSAGGGGRFGYDFFLSDDKGTQVAYQFADEAIRQALVNLEAVAAPAGAMPVVLGSGWPGVLLHEAVGHGLEGDFNRKESSVFSGKVGEQVTSSLCTIVDDGTLTDLRGSLNVDDEGVNGQYNTLIENGILKGYMQDKLNARLMGVAPTGNGRRESYAHLPMPRMTNTYMLPGEHTPEEIIATVEKGIYAPNFGGGQVDITSGKFVFSASEAYMIENGKITHPVKGATLIGSGIEAMQQVSMVGNDLSIDRGVGVCGKAGQSVPVGVGQPTLKLDSLTVGGTE from the coding sequence ATGAGCATTAATCAAATTGAAGAAGCGCTACTGAACCCAACAGGGCTTACGGAGCAAAATATCGCAGATACATTGGCGAGCATTGCTACCCGCCAAATTGATTATGCTGATATCTACTTTCAGTCTAGCTGGCACGAATCTTTGGTGCTAGAAGATAGCATTATTAAAGACGGCTCTTTCAATATCGATTGCGGTGTTGGTGTTCGTGCGGTATCTGGCGAAAAGACCGGTTTTGCTTACTCTGACCAAATCCAATTGGATGGTCTTAAACAGAGCGCAATTGCAGCTCGTGGTATCGCGAAGCAAGGTCAAAATGGAAAGGTACAAGCATTCAAGCGCAACGCTAACCAAGCTTACTATGATGCAGTTAACCCGTTAGCAAGCTGGGAAAAACAGCAGAAAACAGAATTACTAAAATCATTAGACGCTTACATTCGCACTAAAGAGCCGATGGTGACTGAAGTATCGGTAAGCCTAAGCGGTGTGCATGAGCAGATGCTGGTTGCTGCGACAGATGGTACTTACGCTGGCGATATTCGCCCGCTGGTTCGTCTATCAATCAGTGTTCTTGCTCAGAAAGGCGATCGCCGTGAGCGTGGTAGCGCTGGTGGTGGTGGTCGTTTTGGTTACGACTTCTTCCTAAGCGATGACAAAGGCACTCAAGTTGCTTACCAATTTGCTGATGAAGCGATTCGCCAAGCTCTTGTTAACCTTGAAGCGGTTGCTGCGCCTGCTGGGGCAATGCCTGTGGTTCTTGGTTCTGGTTGGCCGGGTGTTCTACTGCATGAAGCGGTAGGCCACGGTTTAGAAGGCGACTTCAACCGTAAAGAGTCATCAGTATTCTCGGGTAAAGTTGGCGAGCAAGTCACTTCAAGCCTATGTACGATTGTCGATGACGGTACATTGACTGATCTTCGTGGTTCATTGAACGTCGATGATGAAGGTGTTAACGGTCAGTACAATACTTTAATCGAAAACGGCATCTTAAAAGGTTACATGCAAGATAAGTTGAACGCTCGTTTAATGGGTGTTGCTCCTACAGGTAACGGTCGTCGTGAGTCTTACGCGCATCTTCCAATGCCACGTATGACTAACACCTACATGCTACCGGGTGAACACACACCTGAAGAGATCATTGCGACAGTTGAGAAAGGTATCTACGCACCAAACTTCGGCGGCGGTCAGGTTGATATTACTTCTGGTAAGTTTGTATTCTCGGCTTCTGAAGCTTACATGATTGAAAACGGTAAGATCACTCACCCAGTGAAGGGTGCAACGTTGATCGGTTCTGGTATTGAAGCGATGCAGCAAGTGTCTATGGTCGGTAACGATCTAAGCATCGACCGTGGTGTGGGTGTGTGTGGTAAGGCTGGTCAAAGCGTGCCAGTAGGTGTTGGTCAGCCAACATTGAAACTAGACTCGCTAACCGTTGGTGGCACTGAGTAA